Genomic segment of Candidatus Eisenbacteria bacterium:
GTCCGAGCGTGAGCAGGGCATCGTCCAGGCCCAGTCCGAGGAGAATCGGACGCTGCTCGAGCGCGAGGTGCGAGTGATCGAGGCGCTGCGGCGGCGCCTCGCGGAGCTGCATCGCGAGGAAGTCGTCGACGAGAGCGTGGAAGAGACCTTCCCGGCGAGCGATTCCCCCGCCCGCTCGGTGGTGAAGGACCGCCCGAAGCCAATGTCGCCATAGCTCCGGACAAGACCTCGCTTCAGCGATTGACCCACCGTGGAGATAGTTATAACATCTGTGGCCACGAGGGAGGGTCCATGGTCCGGCTCAAGGTTCGAAAGGTCGGCAACTCACTGGGGGTCACGCTCCCCGCCGAGGCGGCAAGAGAGCTAAAGGTGCGCGAGGGGGACCACTTGTTCCTCACGGAAGCGCCGGGAGGGTTCAGGATCACTCCCTACGATCCGGACTTCGCAGATGCCATGGCCGCTGCCGAGTCAGTCATGCAGCGGTACAGGAACGCACTCCGTGAACTCGCCAAGTGAAGCCACGGTGGGTCCCCAAAGCGGCAGTCCTGGCGATCCACGAGGCCCTGCTCGCTGAGCATGGGGGCTCACCGGGCCTTCTCAACGAA
This window contains:
- a CDS encoding AbrB/MazE/SpoVT family DNA-binding domain-containing protein; this translates as MVRLKVRKVGNSLGVTLPAEAARELKVREGDHLFLTEAPGGFRITPYDPDFADAMAAAESVMQRYRNALRELAK